DNA from Triplophysa dalaica isolate WHDGS20190420 chromosome 9, ASM1584641v1, whole genome shotgun sequence:
CTACTCTCGTGTGTCTTTCTTCCGTCAGTGGATTGATGATACTGTCTCATATAACTCAGCCTGAGTTTATACCCTGCATTGAAATGACTACAGcactttttatttgaatgaacttgAGTAACTTATAATGGGAAATgtgttaatttaataatttatttaatctgtagtattaatttattttctttatgacTCACAAATCTTTAATAAACTAGGGATTTTCATTATTCATCTGGTTTATGTGTCAACACTCTataaacagaatgaaacaaatgttGGAAGTATTTAAGTAAATACTATTAAGTGTTTTTCAAGCACACATCATAGCACCTTTTTACCTTTTAGaacacaatgcattctgggtttGCATTTCCAAAAAAGGTTGAGCTGCATTTTAGGAGGCAACAGAAGGCATGGtatcatgattctgcctcatcatgtcatgccttccttggtcttgtggcagaatcatggcaggatcTCAAGTTCTATGTGTAGAGAGGCATTTTTGGCCCTACTGGCCTTCCATATGCTCTCTTtggtctcgtctctgttcccaTCCTTTCGTCTCTTAAGTTTGATTGTTAATTAGATCATGCCacgcacctgttccctcttgatttgcaTCCCTTTAAATAGCTCTCGTGTTCAGTATCCTGTGCTCGTATGTTGCATTGTATTCACTTGTATTCGTTGTGCCTTCCTGTATTAATGTGCTTACCTGCTTCCATTGTGCCTCTGTGGATTACCTTACCCTACCCAAGTCAAGTCTAGAAAGTGTTTATCTTAGTTTATGTAAGGGGTTTTCTAGTTTAGTGTTAATTGGTCTATGTCCTGTTTTGCTTACTGTCCTGTTTTCTTGTTAATACCCCATCAtgatgggtttttgttttgttcgttgtttaataaaatcctGTTGGTTAACAAggctgcctgcacttgggttcttccTCACAATTCATGACAGCATGATGCTTTCACGTTTACCAGTTGGTCTTTACTTCAAATTGTGTACACTATAGCTATAACACCGCAGTGAAgttaaaaaagcattcaaaCACAGCAATTATACATTTGACAGGTATACTAACTTCCAATGTTAAAAGAGAAACTATATAGTCTTTGACCTCTGGTCGGAATTAATACATGTGGTTTTCTCCACAACGTGGTTAAAACATTTCCTGTTTCTGAACATTTTGATGTCTGGTCTTCAGACAATATTCAATTCGCAGAGGCAATAGGTTTAATCATGGACGAAGgtgttgtaaataaacattttattctgcTTGGTATTTTTCTTCATCTTGGGATTTTACCATCAGTTCATGCAggtaaattgaattaaaatgcgTTGCTTTAGTTTGAGAACGCAAGTGAATGTAAACCATGCGCACTTcctctaaaatgtatttgtaacaataatatttaatgtattgaaATGCATGACTTTctgacacacatcacatgatTTTACTAAATTTTGTATACtttaaaaggtaaatgaatAGCTTAGTCCTAAATTCTGATCAAAATGCAAAATCGAGATTATGTTGATAATGTTGTATGTGTTTAAGATGAAATCTAAActgcaatacattttattgtaaacaaCTATTTAATATATTCCTTACATATCTATTAAACtagaataaattattttataaaaagatgGTATAGTGAAAATTGGGAGAATTAGCCTACAACacataattaataaattaaatgaaaacatataatgaataaatgaaaaaggaAAATTTCTTCCTGTATtaaagttttctttctttcgttctttctctctctttctttctttttttccagaaaCACATTCCCTGTACTACACGTACACAGCTTTATCCAAACCTTTGAATCTGTCGGGCATCTATCAATTCACCGCTATGGGTCTTCTTGATGACAAACAGATTGATTACTACGATAACATTGAACAGAAAAAGATTCCCAAACAGCAGTGGATGAAAGAGAAAATGCCAGCAGATTATTGGGAAAAAGGCACCCAATCACGCAAGAGCAAACAGCAGTGGTTTAATGTGAATATCAACATTGTGATGGAGCGAATGAGACAGAGTAGTTCAGGTGAGAAAgtttaatgcattttcattttcaaatacagaaatttcaattattttacacTGCATATTTCAATACGTACATGTATTTCTGCTATTTTTAACTggcaaatatttaatttgtttcaatTTCAGATCTTCATGTTCTTCAATGGAGACTAGGTTGTGAAATTGAGGAACAAGaaagtaaaatgacattttttaaaggcatCAGTGAGTTTGCCTATGATGGCAAGGACTTTCTTTCCTTTGATGATAAGATCTCACAGTGGGTTGCCCCAGTTGACGCAGCTGTTCCAACTAAAGTGAAATGGGATAATGTGCCCATTTTAAACCAATACACTAAGGGGTACCTGGAAAAAGAGTGTGTGGACTGGCTCAACAAATTCAGAGAATATGGACAGGACGAGCCTAAAAACGCATGTGAGTAAATGTTTTAGATGAACATCTTTCTTATCAGAAACATATTCATAAACCATTTTCTGTGTCCTCAGCTCCGCCAGATGTTCATGTATTTGCCATGAAGTCTCACGTTGACAAAACCAAATTGAACTTCAGATGTTTGGCCACTGGCTTCTACCCCAAAGATCTGACAATGATCATAAGAAAGAATAAGTCACTCATGCCTGAAACAGAGATTGAATCTACAGGAGTCAGACCAAACCATGATGGAACGTACCAGATACGGAAGAGTGTGGAGATAgtggaaaatgaaaaacactatTATGATTGTTTTGTGACCCACACAACACTAAAGGAAGCAATCGTCAAATGGGGTAGGCTGATAGAAAgcaattatttattcattaagcaTTTTCTTTAGCAGAAATCATGTGTTACATACACATACACGATACACAATACACTCTTAAGATTAaattaaaaggttcttcaccgcgatgccatagaagaaccattttaatTCCACAAAGATCCATTCACtcaaaggttcttcaaagaaccatccctttcttaccttttcataGTCTGAAGATCCTTTTTTGTCACTaagaaacctttttttaaaccttttttttattctatggcatcaatTCTTTTTGAAGCACCCACACCAACAACATTTTAGCTCAATTTCGGTGATAATTCAATTAGAAAAGAAATTA
Protein-coding regions in this window:
- the LOC130428194 gene encoding major histocompatibility complex class I-related gene protein-like, which gives rise to FFPETHSLYYTYTALSKPLNLSGIYQFTAMGLLDDKQIDYYDNIEQKKIPKQQWMKEKMPADYWEKGTQSRKSKQQWFNVNINIVMERMRQSSSDLHVLQWRLGCEIEEQESKMTFFKGISEFAYDGKDFLSFDDKISQWVAPVDAAVPTKVKWDNVPILNQYTKGYLEKECVDWLNKFREYGQDEPKNASPPDVHVFAMKSHVDKTKLNFRCLATGFYPKDLTMIIRKNKSLMPETEIESTGVRPNHDGTYQIRKSVEIVENEKHYYDCFVTHTTLKEAIVKWAVSLPTSTLVISPFNSAVVHHPAAHTTFLPLMSAAASFFLLPYF